In one window of Pseudobdellovibrionaceae bacterium DNA:
- a CDS encoding DUF4423 domain-containing protein, with translation METYRDFIEAEFKRRRQGNARYTMGAFSKQLGVPASQLHDILNKRYGLSRQRAQQIADKLKLSQDLKTYFCDLVEAEHARSDLAKKQALERVITYRKRATFSVLERDRFALIADPIHFALLELTYIEHFKPSVKAAALMLHATEEDILIIVQRLQRLGLLEVTPDRWRATEDFSQVGDPEPNDAVRSFHHKLLMMAQQSLADEPMHRRENQSLTLALASEDLPEAKAMVSDFMKKFCKKFSQPEKKDSVYTLSLQLFPWLQEDI, from the coding sequence GTGGAAACCTATAGAGACTTTATCGAGGCTGAATTTAAACGCCGCCGGCAGGGCAATGCCAGATACACCATGGGGGCGTTTTCAAAACAACTTGGCGTTCCCGCCTCGCAGCTTCACGACATCTTGAATAAGAGATATGGCCTGTCTCGACAACGAGCCCAGCAAATCGCTGACAAATTGAAATTATCCCAAGACTTAAAAACTTATTTTTGTGATTTGGTCGAAGCCGAACATGCCCGTAGCGACCTGGCAAAAAAGCAAGCCCTTGAGCGCGTGATCACTTACAGAAAACGGGCTACCTTTAGTGTCCTAGAACGGGATCGATTTGCCCTTATTGCTGACCCTATACATTTTGCGTTACTTGAATTGACCTACATTGAACACTTTAAACCTTCCGTGAAAGCGGCCGCACTGATGCTCCATGCCACCGAAGAAGACATCCTCATTATCGTTCAGCGTTTACAAAGACTGGGGCTACTCGAAGTCACACCCGACAGATGGCGCGCCACGGAAGATTTTTCGCAAGTGGGAGACCCTGAACCTAACGATGCCGTTAGAAGTTTTCATCATAAACTTTTGATGATGGCACAACAGTCCCTTGCGGATGAACCTATGCATCGGCGCGAAAACCAATCGTTAACTCTCGCTCTTGCCAGTGAAGATCTCCCGGAAGCTAAAGCCATGGTTAGCGATTTTATGAAGAAATTCTGCAAAAAGTTTTCCCAACCTGAAAAGAAAGATTCTGTATACACTCTCTCTTTACAGCTATTTCCCTGGCTTCAGGAGGACATATGA
- the rmuC gene encoding DNA recombination protein RmuC, giving the protein MDPISVVFLVLFLFALTAAVYINRRHQRLLTEIKIDLARTQAELEAAKSTLDAERKTFESAKAQLSDTFKSLAASALEGNNRQFMDLAKTMLQQEVQVAKGDLEKRQTAINHLVQPLNEALKKYHEQVTHIETNRVRAFTSVEQEIKRVAEINGLLSEETRALKDALKRPHVRGRWGEVQLKNCVELAGMSEYSDVVFQDTQNTDDGDRIIPDMTVRMPGGRFVVVDAKTPIDAFMAYLDANTDEQRNLELSRHGRHVKDHIKKLSSRAYSDLLKESPDFTVMFLPNESFLYAALEADPELMEYAIEKKILIATPPTLIGLLKVIRFGWNEERLAENAERISDAGKELHKRICDFMDAYVGIGKHLEKARDEYEKGLSRLESRVLVQAQRLEKLGAKSKKSLPTNLNIRSGEALALEAATVNAEPEDLVEDDLDDTVTSAADETPVELNASGKKKRKRKKRKGLKKQDPADVGSPADVLSTQPPSDIDEAVSAAEGV; this is encoded by the coding sequence ATGGATCCTATTTCCGTGGTATTTTTAGTCTTGTTTTTGTTCGCCCTGACGGCCGCTGTGTACATTAACCGACGTCATCAACGTCTTCTTACCGAGATAAAAATTGATCTCGCCCGCACTCAAGCCGAACTGGAAGCCGCCAAGTCGACCCTCGATGCGGAGAGAAAAACCTTCGAAAGCGCAAAGGCCCAACTGAGCGACACGTTTAAAAGTTTAGCCGCATCCGCTTTAGAGGGTAACAATCGCCAATTTATGGATCTCGCAAAAACCATGTTGCAACAAGAAGTGCAAGTGGCAAAGGGCGATCTTGAAAAACGCCAAACCGCGATCAATCACCTTGTTCAGCCGCTTAATGAGGCCCTCAAGAAATATCATGAACAGGTCACGCACATTGAAACCAATCGTGTTCGGGCCTTCACTTCGGTGGAACAAGAAATAAAGCGCGTGGCTGAAATCAACGGGTTATTGAGTGAAGAAACTAGAGCCCTTAAAGACGCCCTTAAGCGACCGCACGTTCGAGGCCGCTGGGGTGAGGTGCAGTTGAAAAACTGTGTGGAACTAGCAGGCATGTCTGAGTATTCCGACGTCGTCTTTCAAGACACTCAAAACACCGATGACGGCGATCGCATAATCCCTGACATGACCGTCAGAATGCCCGGCGGCCGATTCGTGGTGGTTGATGCCAAAACACCCATTGATGCCTTTATGGCCTATCTCGATGCCAACACAGACGAACAGAGAAACCTAGAACTCTCTCGCCATGGGCGCCACGTAAAAGACCATATTAAAAAACTATCTTCACGGGCCTACTCAGATTTGCTTAAAGAATCCCCAGACTTTACCGTGATGTTTCTTCCTAACGAATCATTTCTTTACGCGGCTCTAGAAGCTGATCCAGAGTTAATGGAATATGCCATTGAAAAGAAAATTCTTATTGCCACTCCTCCCACACTGATCGGCTTGCTGAAAGTTATTCGTTTTGGATGGAATGAAGAGCGACTGGCGGAGAACGCCGAACGCATTTCAGACGCCGGTAAAGAGCTGCACAAAAGAATTTGTGATTTTATGGATGCCTATGTGGGAATAGGAAAACATCTTGAAAAAGCACGCGACGAATACGAAAAGGGACTTTCGCGATTAGAAAGCCGCGTTTTAGTGCAAGCCCAACGACTTGAAAAGCTTGGCGCCAAAAGTAAAAAAAGTTTGCCAACGAATTTAAATATTCGCAGTGGTGAGGCCCTGGCTCTTGAGGCAGCCACGGTAAATGCTGAACCCGAAGATTTGGTTGAAGATGATCTTGACGACACCGTCACCTCGGCGGCGGACGAGACTCCCGTTGAGCTCAACGCTTCTGGTAAGAAAAAACGAAAACGAAAAAAGCGTAAAGGCCTCAAGAAACAAGATCCAGCTGATGTGGGCTCTCCCGCCGACGTATTGTCGACTCAACCACCCTCTGATATTGATGAAGCGGTTTCTGCTGCGGAAGGAGTCTAG
- a CDS encoding deoxyribodipyrimidine photo-lyase — translation MKKRSICWIRRDLRLVDHRALHEALSQSEEVVVLFVFDTQILSKLHDKNDRRVTFIHQCLSELNRELEQKGSKLLVAHGDPVEVVPRLSKQLGGVDVYTNRDYQFTAKRRDHEVKERLQAQGSDLHLFKDQVIFEGLEVATETKTAYKVFTAYKNKWLRKLSREDFKEWVVEPGKFVPAKLLDSHIRPWSLKDIGFVSNPPIIPAGRASGLKRLEAFKPNLKHYKETRDFPALAENSTSRISMDLRFGTLSVRELLRFINRNRSGGAEVWLSELIWRDFYFMIIDQFPHVERGCFKSEYDKIKWVGKDEHFVAWCEGKTGFPIVDAAMREFNATGWMHNRLRMIVASFLVKDLLVDWRKGERYFARYLLDYDKSANNGNWQWAASTGCDAQPYFRIFNPWTQQKKFDPDGEYVRSVLGDITEYIGPIVDHKVQRNRAIKMFEAVKK, via the coding sequence ATGAAAAAACGCTCTATTTGCTGGATACGCAGAGACTTAAGACTTGTTGATCATCGCGCCCTTCACGAAGCCTTATCGCAAAGCGAAGAGGTGGTGGTCCTTTTTGTATTCGATACACAAATTCTAAGTAAGCTTCACGATAAAAATGATCGCAGGGTGACGTTCATACATCAGTGCCTATCAGAATTAAACAGGGAGCTTGAGCAGAAGGGATCAAAATTGCTGGTGGCCCATGGCGATCCCGTGGAGGTTGTGCCACGGTTATCTAAACAACTCGGAGGAGTGGATGTATATACTAACCGGGACTATCAGTTCACGGCAAAAAGGCGTGATCACGAAGTAAAAGAAAGATTGCAGGCGCAAGGCAGTGATCTGCACCTTTTCAAGGATCAAGTGATCTTTGAAGGCCTTGAGGTGGCGACGGAAACGAAGACAGCCTATAAGGTCTTTACAGCATATAAAAATAAATGGCTTCGCAAACTTTCAAGAGAAGATTTTAAGGAATGGGTCGTTGAGCCTGGAAAGTTTGTGCCCGCTAAACTTTTGGATTCGCACATCAGGCCTTGGAGCCTCAAAGATATCGGGTTTGTCAGCAATCCGCCAATTATACCCGCTGGACGAGCTAGTGGATTAAAGCGGCTAGAAGCCTTCAAGCCAAATTTAAAACACTACAAAGAGACCAGAGATTTCCCGGCCTTAGCAGAAAACAGCACTTCGCGAATTTCGATGGACTTGCGTTTTGGCACACTTTCTGTGCGCGAGTTACTTCGATTTATAAATAGAAATCGATCTGGCGGGGCCGAGGTGTGGCTGTCAGAGCTAATCTGGCGTGATTTTTATTTTATGATTATCGATCAGTTTCCTCATGTGGAGCGAGGTTGTTTTAAATCCGAATACGACAAAATTAAATGGGTCGGCAAGGACGAACACTTTGTCGCCTGGTGTGAGGGAAAAACGGGGTTCCCGATCGTGGATGCAGCTATGCGTGAGTTCAATGCTACTGGGTGGATGCACAATCGGTTGCGGATGATTGTGGCGTCGTTCTTAGTAAAAGACTTGCTAGTGGACTGGCGTAAGGGTGAGAGATATTTTGCCCGGTATTTGCTTGATTATGACAAATCAGCGAACAATGGCAACTGGCAGTGGGCGGCATCAACGGGATGTGATGCTCAGCCCTATTTTAGAATTTTTAATCCATGGACACAGCAAAAGAAATTTGACCCTGACGGAGAATATGTCAGATCTGTACTTGGTGATATCACAGAATACATAGGTCCCATCGTTGATCATAAGGTTCAAAGAAACAGAGCCATTAAGATGTTTGAAGCTGTGAAGAAGTAG
- a CDS encoding DUF4423 domain-containing protein: protein MSHTAPKSSDDFVRLSRQLVRHWRAERTQKQMDNLIHSTTPRWHKWETGYKNLKWPEFIQIASALTIPIDAILQKILSFSVDSTLDGQQVLNSLRTKFANMSVDEFARYMDMSSAKARRLLLEDQTVEFYQVLQFLGCNTQQLPFFLKSICPQWTPEEYSAWSATTLKQKKLEGSIGWLSALQALLTLDAYKKLPTHSDEWLAYALDVETTEVIDGLQLLESNASIQFKNGKYELCRGRVDMEDSIEESAQLARYWTQKCLERFDTADGVPSSRRGWAYRIFPISKVAQEKIRQEIFKFYGELHKIIAEDDDEKKEHVQIVLIHNFDLDEWKL from the coding sequence GTGAGTCATACAGCGCCCAAATCCTCAGACGACTTTGTACGCCTTAGCCGCCAACTGGTTCGGCACTGGCGCGCTGAACGTACCCAAAAACAAATGGACAATCTTATCCATTCAACCACACCGAGATGGCACAAGTGGGAAACAGGATACAAAAACTTAAAATGGCCTGAATTTATTCAAATCGCCAGCGCCCTTACCATACCTATTGATGCCATATTGCAAAAAATCTTATCGTTCTCAGTGGACTCAACATTAGACGGACAACAAGTGCTCAATAGTTTGCGAACCAAGTTTGCCAACATGAGTGTTGATGAATTTGCGCGCTACATGGATATGTCCTCCGCCAAAGCGCGCCGACTGCTTCTTGAAGATCAAACTGTTGAGTTTTACCAGGTGCTGCAATTTCTTGGATGTAATACTCAACAGCTGCCGTTTTTTTTAAAATCTATTTGCCCACAGTGGACCCCGGAAGAGTACTCAGCTTGGAGCGCCACAACCCTTAAACAAAAAAAACTAGAGGGCTCGATTGGGTGGCTTTCGGCACTGCAAGCCCTATTAACCCTGGATGCCTATAAAAAATTACCTACCCACTCCGATGAATGGTTAGCTTATGCGCTCGACGTTGAAACCACCGAAGTGATAGATGGACTACAACTCCTAGAGTCGAATGCATCTATTCAATTCAAAAATGGCAAGTACGAACTCTGCCGCGGCCGCGTGGACATGGAAGATTCCATTGAAGAGTCCGCTCAATTGGCTAGATATTGGACCCAAAAATGTCTTGAGCGGTTTGACACCGCAGACGGAGTTCCCTCTTCACGGCGGGGCTGGGCCTATCGAATTTTTCCCATTTCTAAAGTCGCCCAAGAAAAAATTCGCCAAGAAATTTTTAAATTTTACGGCGAACTCCACAAAATCATAGCCGAAGACGACGACGAAAAAAAAGAACACGTTCAAATTGTTTTGATTCACAACTTTGATCTGGATGAGTGGAAACTCTGA
- a CDS encoding PspC domain-containing protein codes for MGIVQPVWLRAKDGKIAGVCAGVARALDVDVTLVRIAWFASIFFAFTGVLVYFVLAMALPREDLIAESQQPKVLGVCLRLARQYNVELGLIRVGALTLAILSFGGAALLYLVLHFVLPPEPRTENGEKIVN; via the coding sequence ATGGGTATCGTTCAACCTGTGTGGTTGCGAGCTAAAGATGGAAAAATCGCTGGCGTCTGTGCCGGAGTGGCTCGCGCTTTAGATGTGGACGTCACGCTGGTTAGAATTGCTTGGTTTGCCAGTATCTTCTTTGCCTTTACTGGTGTTTTGGTCTATTTTGTTTTGGCCATGGCCCTTCCTCGAGAAGACTTGATTGCTGAATCACAGCAGCCCAAAGTTCTCGGCGTCTGCCTTCGATTGGCTCGACAGTACAATGTGGAGTTAGGCCTAATTCGAGTGGGCGCCCTGACTCTAGCGATCCTCTCCTTTGGCGGAGCCGCATTGCTTTATCTGGTTTTACACTTTGTGCTACCGCCAGAGCCACGTACCGAAAATGGCGAAAAGATCGTTAATTAG
- a CDS encoding class I SAM-dependent methyltransferase — protein MPKLSTVPVILRETFQSEFFDRQPEPDLIMDNVENVNAFDEAGEVGALPAIYAYNAEKATATIKRANTVVDLGCGSGVFLSLMAEINPSIQFIGLDLSNPMLEKARDNLTRKGLENVQLKKQDFSDLSCFEDHSIDAVVSLQAFHHLPDFDHLEKVFAEVSRVLKPDGAVYFQDLIRLKHKSSVLHFAYYDKSTPEATKKDGEYSMYAAFRFDEYKELSKKYFGEKLDVFKTGGVGLYTILKTADRGFGDQERGRIKKYISTLSPETKKIYRDLKFFHWLGGLK, from the coding sequence ATGCCTAAGTTGAGTACAGTCCCAGTGATTTTGAGAGAGACATTTCAGTCAGAGTTTTTTGACCGGCAGCCTGAACCCGATCTCATTATGGACAACGTAGAAAATGTGAACGCCTTTGATGAGGCTGGCGAGGTGGGTGCTCTTCCCGCGATTTATGCCTATAATGCCGAAAAAGCCACAGCCACCATAAAACGAGCCAACACAGTTGTGGATTTGGGGTGTGGGTCGGGTGTTTTTCTGTCGCTGATGGCAGAGATCAATCCGAGCATTCAGTTTATAGGATTAGATCTGTCCAATCCCATGCTAGAAAAGGCCCGGGATAATTTAACTCGAAAGGGTCTTGAAAACGTACAGCTTAAAAAACAAGATTTTTCTGATTTATCTTGTTTCGAAGATCATTCTATTGACGCTGTAGTGAGCCTCCAGGCCTTTCACCACTTGCCTGATTTTGACCATTTAGAGAAGGTTTTTGCAGAGGTAAGTCGAGTGCTCAAGCCAGATGGAGCTGTGTATTTTCAAGATCTAATTCGTCTTAAACACAAATCCTCGGTTCTCCATTTTGCCTATTATGACAAGTCCACACCCGAAGCGACCAAGAAAGACGGAGAATATTCCATGTACGCCGCATTTCGGTTTGATGAGTATAAAGAACTTTCGAAAAAATACTTTGGTGAAAAGTTGGATGTATTTAAAACGGGTGGCGTGGGTCTCTATACAATTCTAAAGACGGCGGACCGCGGTTTTGGCGACCAGGAGAGGGGCCGGATCAAAAAATACATCAGCACGCTCTCACCGGAGACTAAGAAAATCTATCGGGATCTAAAGTTTTTTCATTGGCTAGGTGGCCTCAAATAG
- a CDS encoding alpha/beta fold hydrolase, with protein MELFFTKRGRGEPLVLLHGLGSSHLDWEEQLPLLEQHFTVYALDFRGHGRSPRPDGPYSIPMFAEDVKELMGHEKIESAIFLGISMGGMVAMQLAVDEPSKVKKLVLVNTTPEVLIQSKKQKYLLYSRLAMIHLLGIRGLGEIGSRKLLPGKRLQSARKRLCRRFKKNDKESYLAALNAIIGWSVKHDLYKIVAPTLVISGDLDYTTPSEKKEWVAMIPQSEMVIIENSRHVSNYDQPEAFNKALAQFLF; from the coding sequence ATGGAATTGTTTTTTACAAAGCGTGGCCGGGGAGAACCCCTTGTCTTGTTGCATGGGCTTGGATCGAGTCACTTAGATTGGGAAGAGCAGCTCCCACTCCTCGAACAGCATTTTACTGTTTATGCTTTGGACTTCCGCGGCCATGGGCGATCGCCGCGGCCCGATGGCCCCTATTCAATACCCATGTTTGCTGAAGATGTAAAAGAACTGATGGGCCATGAAAAAATTGAATCCGCCATTTTTTTGGGGATATCAATGGGGGGCATGGTGGCCATGCAGTTGGCTGTGGACGAGCCCTCAAAGGTAAAAAAGTTGGTTTTAGTTAACACCACCCCCGAAGTGCTTATTCAATCAAAGAAACAAAAGTATTTGTTGTATAGTCGCTTGGCGATGATTCACTTGTTGGGTATTCGCGGGTTGGGTGAAATCGGAAGTCGAAAGTTGCTTCCTGGAAAACGTCTCCAATCGGCCCGAAAGAGACTTTGTCGTCGTTTTAAAAAAAATGACAAAGAGTCTTATCTTGCAGCCCTTAATGCCATCATAGGGTGGAGTGTTAAACATGATCTTTATAAAATTGTAGCGCCGACACTGGTCATTTCAGGAGATTTAGATTACACCACGCCTTCAGAAAAAAAAGAGTGGGTAGCTATGATACCTCAATCTGAGATGGTCATAATTGAAAACTCTCGCCATGTGAGTAACTATGACCAGCCAGAGGCCTTTAATAAGGCGTTGGCTCAATTTCTTTTTTGA
- the groL gene encoding chaperonin GroEL (60 kDa chaperone family; promotes refolding of misfolded polypeptides especially under stressful conditions; forms two stacked rings of heptamers to form a barrel-shaped 14mer; ends can be capped by GroES; misfolded proteins enter the barrel where they are refolded when GroES binds), with protein sequence MSKEIRFSEDARNSILRGVNTLANAVKVTLGPKGRNVVIEKSFGAPLITKDGVTVAKEIELENKFENMGAQMVKEVASKTNEDAGDGTTTATVLAQAIFREGSKIVSAGHNPMEIKRGIDKAVEVVRTELSKLASPVKGQQEVAQIGTISANNDKEIGEMISQAMEKVGKEGVITIEESKTAQTELDVVEGMQFDRGYLSPYFITNAERMEAVLDDPYVLIHDKKISNMKDLLSVLEGVAKQNRQLLIIAEDVDGEALATLVVNKIRGTLQVAAVKAPGFGDRRKAMLQDIATLTGGTVISEETGQRLDQATVADLGQAKRILIDKDNTTIIDGAGEKAAIDDRVNQIRAQVEETSSDYDKEKLKERLAKLAGGVAVIHVGAPSEVEMKEKKARVEDALNATRAAVEEGIVPGGGTALLRASQGIEKLKLTEGEQFGARIVKRACEEPLRQIAGNAGLDGAIVIDRVLSKGGTHGFNALTETYGDLVEDGVIDPVKVVRCALENAASVSSLMLTTETMIAEKPKDDAAGGGPDMGGMGGMGGMGGMGGMM encoded by the coding sequence ATGAGCAAAGAAATCCGATTCAGTGAAGATGCTCGCAATTCCATTTTGCGAGGAGTTAACACTTTAGCAAACGCTGTTAAAGTGACCCTAGGTCCAAAAGGACGTAACGTAGTTATTGAAAAATCTTTTGGTGCTCCATTGATCACTAAAGATGGCGTAACTGTGGCCAAGGAAATCGAGCTTGAAAACAAGTTTGAAAATATGGGCGCTCAGATGGTCAAAGAAGTGGCTAGCAAAACTAACGAAGATGCTGGTGACGGTACAACCACTGCCACAGTTTTGGCTCAAGCGATTTTTCGCGAAGGATCAAAAATCGTTTCGGCAGGACACAACCCCATGGAAATCAAGCGCGGTATTGATAAAGCTGTAGAGGTTGTTCGCACCGAACTTAGCAAGTTGGCAAGTCCTGTAAAGGGCCAACAGGAAGTGGCACAAATTGGTACCATTTCAGCCAACAATGATAAAGAAATTGGTGAGATGATTTCTCAAGCCATGGAAAAAGTGGGCAAAGAAGGCGTTATCACTATTGAAGAGAGCAAGACCGCTCAAACTGAACTGGATGTGGTTGAAGGGATGCAGTTTGATCGTGGATACCTGTCTCCTTATTTCATAACAAACGCTGAGCGAATGGAAGCCGTCCTTGATGATCCCTATGTTTTGATCCATGACAAAAAGATCAGCAACATGAAAGATCTTCTTTCTGTACTTGAGGGCGTGGCCAAGCAAAATCGTCAACTACTTATTATTGCTGAAGACGTTGATGGTGAAGCGTTGGCAACATTGGTGGTTAACAAGATTCGTGGAACATTGCAGGTTGCTGCAGTGAAGGCTCCTGGCTTTGGCGATCGCAGAAAAGCGATGCTTCAAGATATTGCCACACTAACTGGTGGAACAGTTATCAGTGAAGAAACTGGTCAACGACTTGATCAAGCCACTGTTGCGGATTTGGGTCAGGCCAAGCGTATTCTTATCGATAAAGACAATACCACGATTATTGATGGTGCTGGCGAAAAGGCAGCCATTGATGATCGCGTGAACCAAATTCGTGCTCAAGTCGAAGAAACTTCAAGCGATTACGATAAAGAAAAACTAAAAGAGCGGCTGGCAAAACTGGCCGGTGGTGTGGCTGTGATTCATGTGGGCGCTCCTTCTGAAGTAGAAATGAAAGAGAAAAAGGCTCGCGTGGAAGACGCGCTTAATGCCACTCGTGCGGCCGTTGAAGAAGGTATTGTTCCTGGTGGCGGTACAGCCCTTCTGCGAGCATCTCAAGGTATAGAGAAGTTGAAGTTGACCGAAGGCGAACAGTTTGGTGCTCGAATTGTGAAGCGCGCTTGTGAAGAGCCTCTTCGTCAGATTGCTGGCAATGCAGGCCTTGATGGCGCCATCGTTATCGATCGCGTATTGAGCAAAGGTGGCACTCACGGATTTAATGCTTTAACTGAAACATACGGTGATCTTGTTGAAGACGGCGTTATTGATCCAGTTAAAGTGGTTCGTTGTGCACTAGAGAATGCGGCTTCGGTTTCATCACTAATGCTCACAACTGAAACAATGATTGCTGAAAAGCCAAAAGACGATGCAGCCGGTGGAGGCCCAGATATGGGTGGCATGGGCGGCATGGGTGGTATGGGAGGCATGGGCGGCATGATGTAA
- a CDS encoding ThiF family adenylyltransferase, translated as MNPTSQTNSQHFDYDTAFSRNIGWVTSEEQKTLSRVKIALPGLGGVGGHHFHNFLRLGVQHFHIADFDTFSLSNFNRQLGARCDTIGQSKVEAMTELAKSINPNSTIKTFPEGVTPENSQAFLEGVDLIVDTLDLFAMDIRIHLYDLAHQLGIPMITAGPFGMGTSVMAFSPSGPIFSDFFDLKGEGLTVNQQILRFISTLTPVDILLKSYLVADEGINSNEKRLPSLNVGCDAAAAALGSLALKILLKRPNILWAPKGFYVDFYLHRSKIIHAPFGAKGWRQRLKLRALEKRFA; from the coding sequence GTGAATCCAACTTCGCAAACTAACTCACAACACTTTGATTACGATACGGCCTTCTCTCGCAATATCGGCTGGGTCACGTCGGAAGAACAAAAAACCCTTTCTCGGGTGAAAATTGCTTTGCCTGGGCTTGGAGGCGTTGGTGGTCACCATTTCCACAACTTTTTGAGACTGGGAGTTCAACACTTTCATATTGCAGATTTCGATACCTTTTCACTTTCCAACTTTAACAGGCAGCTGGGAGCTCGTTGTGACACTATTGGACAATCAAAAGTGGAGGCCATGACAGAGCTGGCAAAAAGCATTAACCCCAACAGCACAATCAAGACCTTTCCTGAGGGAGTCACACCTGAAAATTCACAGGCGTTTCTGGAGGGGGTTGATCTGATCGTTGATACGTTGGATCTGTTCGCAATGGATATACGAATTCACCTTTACGATTTAGCTCACCAACTTGGTATTCCTATGATTACGGCTGGACCCTTTGGGATGGGGACCTCTGTTATGGCTTTCTCGCCCTCAGGGCCGATCTTTAGCGATTTTTTTGACCTCAAAGGTGAGGGCCTCACGGTAAACCAACAAATTCTGCGCTTTATCTCCACTCTGACACCGGTAGATATATTACTAAAATCCTACTTGGTGGCCGATGAGGGCATAAACTCTAATGAAAAGCGGCTCCCCTCTTTGAATGTGGGATGTGATGCGGCCGCCGCAGCCCTGGGATCCCTTGCCCTTAAGATCTTACTTAAGCGCCCTAATATCTTGTGGGCACCCAAGGGTTTCTATGTTGATTTTTATCTGCACCGTTCAAAAATCATTCATGCGCCCTTTGGTGCTAAGGGTTGGCGGCAGCGGTTAAAATTACGCGCCCTAGAAAAACGTTTCGCCTAG
- a CDS encoding co-chaperone GroES, translated as MNVRPLHDRILVRRMEEDEVTPGGIIIPESAKEKPQRGEVVAAGNGRVTEDGKTLPLELKAGDKVLFGKYAGTELKLGEQEYLMMREEDVLGVLN; from the coding sequence ATCAATGTACGTCCCCTTCACGACCGAATTCTTGTGCGTCGTATGGAAGAAGACGAAGTGACACCGGGCGGAATCATTATCCCTGAATCGGCAAAAGAAAAGCCTCAGCGGGGAGAAGTGGTCGCTGCAGGAAATGGCCGCGTTACTGAAGATGGCAAGACATTGCCACTAGAACTTAAGGCCGGGGACAAGGTTTTGTTTGGCAAATATGCTGGCACAGAACTTAAATTGGGTGAGCAAGAATATCTAATGATGCGCGAAGAAGATGTTCTTGGGGTATTAAACTAA